One window of the Equus caballus isolate H_3958 breed thoroughbred chromosome 2, TB-T2T, whole genome shotgun sequence genome contains the following:
- the OR13P2B gene encoding olfactory receptor family 13 subfamily P member 2B, producing MKELNQSTVTEFILLGFAPNPRANPLLFTFFLVFYLMILVSNSLLIILIHQDSRLHTPMYFFISVLSVLDVCYTTTTVPQMLVHILSKKRAISFARCVAQMYIFLLFEITESWLFSIMSVDRYMAICHPLRYKVIMNHWVCLLMVGICAAYGVVGGLCDTFFAMRLPYCGPNEIDHYFCEVPAVLKLACANTSLSDLVDFIVGFNVIVVPLSLVVIVYANIFATIMKICSVQGQIKAFSTCASHITVVTIFAIPCIIMYMSPGSDPLSNSGKKMALFYNIATAFLNPVIYSLRNKDVKKAFLKLMGWGRVRF from the coding sequence ATGAAGGAACTCAACCAGTCCACTGTGACAGAATTCATTCTCTTGGGCTTCGCCCCCAACCCCAGGGCCAATCCTCTGCTCTTCaccttctttctagtcttttaCCTGATGATCCTTGTGAGCAACAGCCTCCTCATCATCCTCATCCACCAGGACTCGCGCCTCCACACGCCCATGTACTTTTTCATCAGTGTCCTCTCCGTGCTGGACGTGTGCTACACCACCACTACTGTGCCTCAGATGCTCGTGCATATTCTCAGCAAGAAGAGGGCCATCTCTTTTGCTAGGTGTGTAGCCCAGATGtacatcttcctcctctttgagaTCACCGAGTCCTGGCTTTTCTCCATCATGTCCGTGGACAGGTACATGGCCATCTGCCACCCTCTCCGATATAAGGTCATCATGAACCACTGGGTGTGCCTCCTCATGGTGGGCATCTGTGCAGCCTATGGTGTGGTGGGTGGCCTGTGTGATACCTTCTTTGCTATGCGCTTGCCCTATTGTGGTCCTAATGAAATTGACCACTACTTTTGTGAGGTTCCTGCTGTCCTGAAGCTGGCCTGTGCGAACACATCCCTCAGTGACTTGGTAGACTTCATCGTAGGGTTCAACGTCATCGTGGTCCCACTCTCCCTAGTTGTCATTGTCTATGCCAACATCTTTGCCACCATCATGAAGATCTGCTCAGTCCAGGGGCAGATcaaggccttctccacctgtgcctcccacaTCACCGTGGTCACCATCTTCGCCATTCCCTGCATCATCATGTACATGAGCCCTGGCTCTGACCCCTTGTCAAACAGCGGCAAGAAAATGGCCCTTTTCTATAACATCGCCACAGCCTTCCTCAACCCTGtcatctacagtctgaggaacaaggacgTCAAAAAGGCTTTCCTCAAATTGATGGGATGGGGCAGAGTGAGATTTTAA